The following are encoded together in the Natator depressus isolate rNatDep1 chromosome 10, rNatDep2.hap1, whole genome shotgun sequence genome:
- the DNAJA3 gene encoding dnaJ homolog subfamily A member 3, mitochondrial isoform X2, which translates to MAARCSSRWLSAAAGRSRGFGGDTRLLVVWLGRRLSTAPAAFPPRAGPGSRLLTLSAGVSPAGTKFSPLICAASFHTSSAFYAKEDYYQILGVPRNATQKEIKKAYYQLAKKYHPDTNKDDPKAKEKFSQLAEAYEVLSDEVKRKQYDTYGTAGFDTGSAGAGRQYWGGGPTIDPEELFRKIFGEFSGSPFGDFQGVFDQPQEYIMELTFNQAAKGVNKEIVVNINDSCQRCDGKGHEPGTKVQHCHYCNGTGMETINTGPFVMRSTCRRCGGRGSVMTTPCVLCRGSGQTKQKKNVMVPVPAGVEDGQTVRMPVGKREIFITFRVQKSPVFRRDGADVHSDLFISIAQAVLGGTARTQGLYETINITIPPGIQADQRIRMSGKGISRVNSYGYGDHYIHIKIRIPKRLTDRQRALMMSYAEDETDVEGTVNGVTNTSTGKRSTGN; encoded by the exons ATGGCGGCCAGGTGCTCCTCACGCTGGCTGAGCGCGGCGGCCGGGAGGAGCCGGGGCTTCGGCGGAGACACGCGGCTGCTTGTGGTGTGGCTGGGCCGGCGGCTAAGCACGGCCCCCGCCGCCTTCCCGCCGCGCGCCGGGCCAGGGAGCCGCCTCCTGACACTGAGCGCCGGGGTCAGCCCCGCGG GAACTAAATTCTCTCCTTTAATATGTGCTGCCTCATTTCATACCAGTTCTGCTTTCTACGCCAAAGAAGATTACTACCAGATTTTGGGAGTGCCTCGAAATGCCACTCAGAAGGAGATCAAGAAAGCCTATTACCAG CTTGCCAAGAAATACCATCCCGACACAAATAAGGATGACCCCAAAGCTAAGGAGAAGTTCTCTCAGCTGGCAGAAGCCTATGAG GTGTTAAGTGATGAAGTGAAGCGAAAACAATATGATACTTATGGTACAGCTGGTTTTGACACTGGCTCAGCGGGTGCTGGACGTCAGTATTGGGGTGGTGGTCCCACCATTGACCCAGAGGAACTTTTCAGGAAAATCTTTGGGGAGTTTTCAGGATCCCCTTTTGGAGATTTTCAGGGTGTCTTTGACCAGCCACAGGAG TACATCATGGAGTTGACATTCAATCAAGCTGCAAAAGGTGTTAACAAGGAGATTGTGGTGAATATCAATGACTCTTGTCAGCGGTGTGATGGCAAGGGGCATGAGCCTGGTACTAAAGTGCAGCACTGTCACTACTGCAATGGCACTGGCATG GAGACAATAAATACAGGCCCTTTTGTGATGCGTTCTACATGCCGGCGATGTGGAGGTCGTGGTTCTGTTATGACAACACCGTGTGTGTTGTGTCGCGGCTCAGGGCAAACCAAACAGAAGAAGAATGTGATGGTCCCTGTACCAGCAG GTGTGGAGGATGGACAGACTGTTCGGATGCCCGTAGGAAAAAGAGAAATTTTCATTACGTTCAGG GTTCAGAAAAGCCCCGTGTTCAGAAGAGATGGAGCAGATGTACACTCAGACCTCTTTATCTCGATAGCACAGGCAGTTCTTGGAGGTACAGCCAGAACTCAGGGTCTATATGAGACCATCAATATCACG ATACCGCCTGGTATTCAAGCAGACCAGAGGATTCGAATGAGCGGGAAAGGCATTTCCAGGGTTAACAGTTATGGTTATGGAGACCACTACATTCATATAAAGATCAGGATTCCTAA GAGGCTGACAGATCGCCAGCGAGCCTTAATGATGAGCTATGCCGAGGATGAGACGGATGTGGAAGGGACAGTGAATGGAGTCACAAATACGTCTACTG GGAAACGTTCTACTGGAAACTAG
- the DNAJA3 gene encoding dnaJ homolog subfamily A member 3, mitochondrial isoform X1, whose product MAARCSSRWLSAAAGRSRGFGGDTRLLVVWLGRRLSTAPAAFPPRAGPGSRLLTLSAGVSPAGTKFSPLICAASFHTSSAFYAKEDYYQILGVPRNATQKEIKKAYYQLAKKYHPDTNKDDPKAKEKFSQLAEAYEVLSDEVKRKQYDTYGTAGFDTGSAGAGRQYWGGGPTIDPEELFRKIFGEFSGSPFGDFQGVFDQPQEYIMELTFNQAAKGVNKEIVVNINDSCQRCDGKGHEPGTKVQHCHYCNGTGMETINTGPFVMRSTCRRCGGRGSVMTTPCVLCRGSGQTKQKKNVMVPVPAGVEDGQTVRMPVGKREIFITFRVQKSPVFRRDGADVHSDLFISIAQAVLGGTARTQGLYETINITIPPGIQADQRIRMSGKGISRVNSYGYGDHYIHIKIRIPKRLTDRQRALMMSYAEDETDVEGTVNGVTNTSTGGRATDSSEAGEDRPEAEAGENKEGFLTKLKKMFSS is encoded by the exons ATGGCGGCCAGGTGCTCCTCACGCTGGCTGAGCGCGGCGGCCGGGAGGAGCCGGGGCTTCGGCGGAGACACGCGGCTGCTTGTGGTGTGGCTGGGCCGGCGGCTAAGCACGGCCCCCGCCGCCTTCCCGCCGCGCGCCGGGCCAGGGAGCCGCCTCCTGACACTGAGCGCCGGGGTCAGCCCCGCGG GAACTAAATTCTCTCCTTTAATATGTGCTGCCTCATTTCATACCAGTTCTGCTTTCTACGCCAAAGAAGATTACTACCAGATTTTGGGAGTGCCTCGAAATGCCACTCAGAAGGAGATCAAGAAAGCCTATTACCAG CTTGCCAAGAAATACCATCCCGACACAAATAAGGATGACCCCAAAGCTAAGGAGAAGTTCTCTCAGCTGGCAGAAGCCTATGAG GTGTTAAGTGATGAAGTGAAGCGAAAACAATATGATACTTATGGTACAGCTGGTTTTGACACTGGCTCAGCGGGTGCTGGACGTCAGTATTGGGGTGGTGGTCCCACCATTGACCCAGAGGAACTTTTCAGGAAAATCTTTGGGGAGTTTTCAGGATCCCCTTTTGGAGATTTTCAGGGTGTCTTTGACCAGCCACAGGAG TACATCATGGAGTTGACATTCAATCAAGCTGCAAAAGGTGTTAACAAGGAGATTGTGGTGAATATCAATGACTCTTGTCAGCGGTGTGATGGCAAGGGGCATGAGCCTGGTACTAAAGTGCAGCACTGTCACTACTGCAATGGCACTGGCATG GAGACAATAAATACAGGCCCTTTTGTGATGCGTTCTACATGCCGGCGATGTGGAGGTCGTGGTTCTGTTATGACAACACCGTGTGTGTTGTGTCGCGGCTCAGGGCAAACCAAACAGAAGAAGAATGTGATGGTCCCTGTACCAGCAG GTGTGGAGGATGGACAGACTGTTCGGATGCCCGTAGGAAAAAGAGAAATTTTCATTACGTTCAGG GTTCAGAAAAGCCCCGTGTTCAGAAGAGATGGAGCAGATGTACACTCAGACCTCTTTATCTCGATAGCACAGGCAGTTCTTGGAGGTACAGCCAGAACTCAGGGTCTATATGAGACCATCAATATCACG ATACCGCCTGGTATTCAAGCAGACCAGAGGATTCGAATGAGCGGGAAAGGCATTTCCAGGGTTAACAGTTATGGTTATGGAGACCACTACATTCATATAAAGATCAGGATTCCTAA GAGGCTGACAGATCGCCAGCGAGCCTTAATGATGAGCTATGCCGAGGATGAGACGGATGTGGAAGGGACAGTGAATGGAGTCACAAATACGTCTACTG GTGGCAGGGCCACGGATAGCTCTGAAGCAGGCGAGGATAGGCCTGAGGCTGAGGCGGGGGAGAACAAGGAGGGATTCCTTACCAAACTTAAGAAAATGTTTAGCTCCTGA